A single genomic interval of Noviherbaspirillum cavernae harbors:
- a CDS encoding TIGR03087 family PEP-CTERM/XrtA system glycosyltransferase — MEHLLFLVHRIPYPPNKGDKIRSWHLLRHLAQRYRVHLGTFIDDPADRQYIDTVRQCCGQTHFAELNPRIARVRSLGALAANRPLTLDYYRDAGLRDWVGRLMKEEPVAKILVFSSAMAQYATEFPQARRIIDFVDIDSDKWRQYADSKLWPMSWLYRREGRQLLRYERQVASAFDASLFVSPAEAALFRKLAPESASKTGFFNNGVDTEYFSPERAYANPYAADEAAIVFTGAMDYWPNVDAVQWFAREAMPAILANDSRAVFYIVGTRPSAQVRALAALPGVRVTGAVPDVRPYLAHARVAVAPLRIARGIQNKVLEAMAMAKQVVVSPQALEGIDAQSGRDLVQADNAQQFAAAVSAALARPDNVMGGVARNKVESEYSWGSSLARVDALLDSDARGSDEVAQLEEGVCL; from the coding sequence GTGGAACATTTGCTCTTCCTGGTGCATCGCATCCCGTATCCGCCCAATAAAGGCGACAAGATCCGTTCCTGGCATTTGCTCAGGCATCTTGCGCAGCGTTACCGCGTGCACCTGGGGACGTTCATCGATGATCCGGCGGACCGGCAATACATCGATACGGTCAGGCAATGTTGTGGCCAGACGCACTTCGCGGAGCTGAATCCGCGCATTGCGCGTGTGCGCAGTCTCGGCGCGCTTGCGGCCAACCGGCCGTTGACGCTCGACTATTACCGCGATGCAGGCTTGCGGGATTGGGTGGGGCGGCTGATGAAGGAGGAGCCTGTCGCGAAAATCCTGGTGTTCTCGTCCGCCATGGCGCAGTACGCAACGGAATTTCCGCAGGCGCGACGCATCATCGATTTCGTCGATATCGATTCGGACAAATGGCGGCAATACGCGGACAGCAAACTGTGGCCCATGAGCTGGCTGTACCGGCGCGAAGGACGTCAGCTGCTGCGCTACGAGCGGCAGGTGGCGAGCGCGTTTGATGCCTCCCTGTTCGTGTCGCCGGCCGAAGCCGCATTGTTCCGGAAGCTGGCACCCGAAAGCGCGAGCAAGACCGGCTTCTTCAACAATGGCGTGGATACCGAATATTTTTCACCGGAACGTGCCTACGCCAACCCATACGCGGCCGATGAAGCCGCCATCGTATTCACCGGCGCGATGGATTACTGGCCCAACGTGGATGCGGTGCAGTGGTTTGCGCGCGAAGCGATGCCCGCCATTCTGGCCAATGACAGCAGGGCGGTCTTTTACATTGTCGGAACGCGGCCCTCGGCGCAGGTGCGGGCGCTTGCCGCATTGCCTGGCGTGCGCGTAACGGGGGCAGTGCCGGACGTCCGGCCCTATCTGGCGCATGCGCGTGTCGCGGTCGCGCCGCTGCGCATTGCGCGCGGCATCCAGAACAAGGTGCTGGAAGCGATGGCGATGGCGAAGCAGGTCGTGGTATCCCCCCAGGCGCTTGAGGGAATCGATGCGCAATCCGGGCGCGATCTTGTGCAGGCGGACAATGCGCAGCAATTCGCTGCTGCCGTTTCGGCGGCGCTGGCGCGTCCGGACAACGTCATGGGCGGCGTGGCGCGCAACAAGGTCGAATCGGAATACTCCTGGGGCAGCAGCCTCGCACGGGTGGATGCATTGCTCGATTCCGACGCGCGCGGTTCCGATGAGGTGGCGCAGCTTGAAGAGGGAGTCTGTCTGTGA
- a CDS encoding glycosyltransferase family 4 protein: MKILTFTTLFPNAAQPNHGVFVENRLRHLLASGQVEARVVAPVPWFPLKNARFGRYATFARVPAREVRHGIDVLHPRFPQLPKIGMTLAPFLLAMAMRPVVTKIIREGYDFDLIDAHYFYPDGIAAVLLGRYFNKPVVVTARGTDISVIPNFSAPRKLIQWAASRAAGMITVCQALKNAMLELGVDGNRIVPLRNGVDLDLFQPIDRSARRAELGLNQFTLLSVGQLVEHKGHGMIIEALPSLPDCRLLIAGTGPDRDGMEMLARRLGVHDRVSFLGAVPHAQLRQYYGAADAMVLASSREGWANVLLESMACGTPVIASNVWGTPEVVSSPDAGVLMSERSPQGIADAVQTLRTRYPANAATRRYAEGFSWDETTRGQIHMFEQILGAGSR, from the coding sequence ATGAAGATACTGACTTTCACCACATTGTTTCCCAACGCAGCGCAGCCGAACCACGGCGTGTTCGTCGAGAATCGCCTGCGTCATCTGCTGGCGAGCGGTCAGGTGGAGGCGCGCGTCGTCGCGCCGGTGCCATGGTTTCCGCTCAAGAATGCGCGTTTCGGCCGCTACGCCACCTTTGCCCGCGTGCCCGCAAGGGAGGTGCGGCACGGCATCGACGTGCTCCACCCGCGTTTTCCGCAATTGCCGAAAATCGGCATGACGCTCGCGCCATTCCTTCTCGCCATGGCGATGCGCCCGGTCGTCACGAAAATCATCCGCGAGGGATACGATTTCGACCTGATCGACGCGCACTACTTTTATCCCGACGGCATCGCTGCCGTGCTGCTGGGACGTTACTTCAACAAGCCGGTGGTGGTGACCGCGCGCGGCACCGACATCAGCGTGATCCCGAATTTCAGCGCGCCGCGAAAATTGATCCAGTGGGCCGCAAGCCGCGCAGCCGGCATGATCACGGTGTGCCAGGCGCTCAAGAACGCCATGCTGGAACTGGGGGTGGACGGCAATCGCATCGTGCCGCTTCGCAACGGTGTCGATCTCGACCTGTTTCAACCGATCGACCGCAGCGCACGGCGCGCGGAGCTGGGCTTGAATCAGTTCACGCTGCTGTCGGTCGGACAGCTGGTGGAACACAAGGGACACGGCATGATCATCGAGGCCTTGCCGTCGCTGCCCGATTGCCGGCTGCTGATCGCAGGCACCGGGCCGGACAGGGATGGCATGGAAATGCTGGCGCGACGGCTTGGCGTGCATGATCGCGTCAGCTTTCTGGGAGCGGTTCCTCATGCGCAGCTGCGGCAGTATTACGGCGCTGCCGATGCGATGGTGCTTGCCTCGAGCCGGGAAGGCTGGGCGAACGTGCTGCTGGAGTCGATGGCGTGCGGCACGCCGGTGATCGCCTCCAATGTCTGGGGTACGCCGGAAGTGGTAAGTTCGCCCGACGCCGGCGTGCTGATGTCCGAGCGTTCGCCGCAAGGTATTGCCGACGCCGTGCAGACCCTGCGTACACGCTATCCCGCGAATGCGGCCACGCGACGCTATGCGGAAGGATTCAGCTGGGATGAAACGACGAGAGGCCAGATTCACATGTTCGAGCAGATACTGGGAGCGGGCAGCCGATGA
- a CDS encoding putative O-glycosylation ligase, exosortase A system-associated: MRDILLFAIVFGLLPFMLKRPVIGIFAFTWISLMNPHRLTYGAAYEFPFAALIAVVTLVGVLLSKEPKRFPLTPVTLVLLAFIAWMTFTSFFALEPQLVWKEWDRVMKTLFIALLAMAVIHTEKDIKIFAAVTGLSLGFYGLKGGAFTLGSGGSSHVLGPEGSYITDNNALALALITAAPIIWFLQLHAHRKWLRIGLGTVAVLTIVAAAGSYSRGALLAGAAMLTFLWLKSRHKLRVGIVLILLVPLIFSAMPDKWFDRMGTIDNYTEDASALGRINAWYFAANVAKDNILGGGYNVFTHKMFFIYAPVPLDHHAAHSIYFQVLGEHGYIGLALFLLLMACAWRSGTRIVRYCRNRDDLKWASDLAAMCQVSIIGYAVGGAFLSLAYYDLYYELIALLVLLEKVIMRKPDSARSRIAASPMMLAPAQGEGGKSP, from the coding sequence ATGCGTGACATCCTGCTTTTTGCCATCGTGTTCGGGCTGCTGCCGTTCATGCTGAAGCGGCCGGTCATCGGCATCTTCGCGTTTACCTGGATCAGCCTGATGAATCCGCATCGGCTCACCTACGGTGCGGCCTACGAGTTCCCGTTTGCGGCGCTGATTGCGGTCGTCACGCTGGTCGGCGTGCTGCTGTCGAAGGAACCCAAGCGCTTTCCGTTGACGCCGGTGACGCTCGTGCTGCTGGCGTTCATCGCATGGATGACCTTCACGTCGTTCTTCGCGCTTGAGCCGCAGCTGGTCTGGAAGGAATGGGATCGCGTGATGAAGACCCTGTTCATTGCCTTGCTGGCAATGGCGGTGATCCATACCGAAAAGGACATCAAGATTTTCGCCGCGGTGACCGGCCTGTCGCTGGGATTCTACGGTCTCAAGGGCGGCGCTTTCACGCTCGGCTCCGGCGGCAGCAGCCACGTGCTGGGGCCGGAAGGAAGCTACATCACGGACAACAATGCGCTGGCCCTGGCGCTGATTACCGCTGCGCCGATCATCTGGTTTCTGCAGCTGCACGCGCACCGGAAATGGCTGCGCATCGGATTGGGAACGGTGGCAGTGCTGACCATCGTCGCGGCTGCCGGCTCCTACTCCCGCGGCGCGCTGCTTGCCGGCGCCGCCATGCTGACTTTCCTGTGGCTGAAAAGCCGGCACAAGCTGCGCGTCGGCATCGTCCTCATCCTGCTCGTGCCGCTCATTTTTTCTGCCATGCCGGACAAATGGTTCGATCGCATGGGCACCATCGACAACTACACGGAAGACGCGTCCGCGCTGGGCCGCATCAATGCATGGTATTTCGCGGCGAATGTCGCCAAGGACAATATCCTCGGCGGCGGATACAACGTCTTCACGCACAAGATGTTCTTCATCTATGCGCCCGTGCCGCTCGACCATCATGCCGCGCACAGCATCTACTTCCAGGTGCTCGGCGAGCACGGCTACATCGGGCTCGCACTGTTTCTTCTGCTGATGGCCTGCGCATGGCGAAGCGGCACGCGCATCGTCAGGTATTGCCGCAACAGGGATGACCTCAAGTGGGCCTCCGATCTTGCCGCGATGTGCCAGGTCAGTATCATCGGCTACGCGGTCGGCGGCGCATTCCTTTCACTGGCCTACTACGATTTGTACTATGAACTGATCGCGCTGCTGGTGTTGCTGGAAAAGGTAATCATGCGCAAGCCGGACAGCGCCAGAAGTCGCATCGCCGCCTCGCCCATGATGCTTGCGCCGGCGCAGGGTGAAGGAGGGAAGAGCCCATGA
- a CDS encoding glycosyltransferase family 4 protein, with amino-acid sequence MKILYHHRTRSKDGQYVHIEEMIDALRAQGHEVVIVAPPSAERESFGSDAGFVAWLKRYLPKFVYELMELAYSLVAYRRLSQAVRLHRPDCLYERYNLFLLSGIWLKRKYRLPMLLEVNAPIFEERARYDGISLKRLARWAQGYAWRHADHVLPVTQVLGEIVASYGVERSRIAVIPNGINTGRFDRSPDPQAAKAALGLHGKLVLGFTGFVRDWHGLDKVIDMIAQDVPESERHLLIVGDGPARAALEQQADRLGIRHRVTVTGIVGRDDVAHHVAAFDIALQPAVVAYASPLKLFEYLALGKAIVAPAQPNIMEILIGDHNAVLFDPACKDGLPGAISRLCADAELRRSTGENARKTISERRLTWHANAERAVNLFKRMSSHA; translated from the coding sequence ATGAAGATTCTTTACCACCATCGCACGCGCTCCAAGGATGGTCAGTATGTCCATATCGAGGAAATGATCGATGCCTTGCGCGCGCAGGGACATGAGGTCGTGATCGTTGCGCCGCCGAGTGCGGAAAGGGAATCGTTCGGTTCCGATGCGGGATTCGTTGCGTGGCTCAAACGTTATCTGCCGAAGTTCGTGTACGAGCTGATGGAACTGGCCTATTCGCTGGTCGCCTACCGTCGCCTGTCGCAGGCGGTGCGGCTGCATCGGCCGGATTGCCTGTATGAACGCTATAACCTGTTCCTGCTTTCCGGCATCTGGCTCAAGCGCAAATACCGCTTGCCGATGCTGCTGGAAGTCAATGCGCCGATTTTCGAGGAGCGCGCGCGTTACGACGGCATTTCGTTGAAGCGGCTCGCGCGCTGGGCGCAGGGATATGCGTGGCGTCACGCCGATCATGTGTTGCCCGTGACGCAGGTGCTGGGCGAGATCGTGGCATCGTACGGCGTCGAGCGCAGCCGGATTGCCGTGATTCCGAACGGCATCAACACCGGCCGTTTCGACCGCTCGCCCGATCCGCAGGCGGCAAAGGCGGCGCTCGGCCTGCACGGCAAGCTGGTGCTCGGCTTCACCGGCTTCGTGCGCGACTGGCATGGACTGGACAAGGTGATCGACATGATCGCGCAAGATGTGCCGGAGTCGGAGCGGCATCTGCTCATCGTCGGCGACGGCCCGGCCCGCGCCGCGCTCGAACAGCAGGCGGACAGACTTGGCATCAGACATCGCGTCACCGTCACCGGCATCGTCGGACGCGACGACGTTGCGCACCATGTCGCCGCGTTCGACATCGCGCTGCAGCCTGCCGTCGTTGCCTATGCCTCGCCGCTCAAGCTGTTCGAGTATCTCGCACTCGGCAAGGCGATCGTCGCACCGGCACAGCCCAACATCATGGAGATCCTGATCGGCGATCACAATGCCGTGCTGTTCGATCCGGCATGCAAGGATGGCTTGCCCGGAGCCATCAGCCGGCTTTGCGCAGATGCCGAATTGCGCCGCAGCACCGGCGAGAATGCGCGCAAGACCATTTCGGAGCGACGCCTGACCTGGCATGCGAATGCCGAGCGTGCGGTCAACCTGTTCAAGCGCATGTCCAGCCATGCGTGA
- the xrtA gene encoding exosortase A translates to MTLVTGLAIALALFAPFAIYFDTARSIVSIWNSSETFAHGYIILPISLWLIWKRRDELSTRQPAPCWPAFLLLAACGFGWLLAELGDVQVVRQYALVAMVPIAALAILGPRMAWSMAFPLLFLLLAVPFGEIFIEPLIAFTADFTVAALQLTGIPVLREGSNFTIPSGSWSVVEACSGVRYLISSFTLGCIYAYLSYRSPLRRAMFILVSIAVPIIANGLRAYMIVMIGHVSGMQLAVGVDHLIYGWLFFGLVMFLMFWIGSFWREAEEQPRAAEQGRPQARDVSVSRRRILAAATGVVVCVAIWPLYALYIERAVANPSPIEFGDFKAQWSEAVAFTDWKPRYFPPKAELYRFFERDAQKVGVSIMYYRNQMRGEGLISSTNRLVADKDPHWRRVNTSARSEIISQQMLALREARIQGPSGPLLVWYWYWIDGRFTTNDYLGKLLQAKEKFLMRGDDGAAMMVFAPYADNPDEARAALRDFLGANLNALEVALAGNRNHRGDH, encoded by the coding sequence ATGACGCTGGTTACAGGCCTCGCAATTGCGCTGGCCCTGTTCGCGCCCTTCGCCATTTACTTCGATACCGCACGGTCGATTGTCTCCATCTGGAACAGTTCGGAAACCTTTGCGCACGGCTACATCATTCTGCCGATCAGCCTGTGGTTGATATGGAAGCGGCGCGACGAACTGTCGACGCGGCAGCCGGCGCCATGCTGGCCCGCCTTTCTGCTGCTGGCTGCATGCGGCTTCGGCTGGTTGCTGGCCGAGCTGGGCGATGTACAGGTCGTGCGGCAATACGCACTGGTTGCGATGGTGCCGATCGCGGCGCTGGCGATACTCGGCCCGCGCATGGCCTGGTCGATGGCATTCCCGCTGTTGTTCCTTTTGCTTGCGGTGCCCTTCGGCGAAATCTTCATCGAGCCGCTGATTGCATTCACTGCGGATTTCACGGTCGCGGCACTTCAGCTGACGGGCATCCCGGTCCTGCGCGAAGGCAGCAATTTCACCATTCCGAGCGGCAGCTGGTCCGTTGTGGAGGCGTGCAGCGGCGTGCGCTACCTGATTTCCTCGTTCACGCTCGGCTGCATTTACGCATACCTGAGCTATCGTTCGCCGCTTCGCCGCGCGATGTTCATATTGGTGTCGATCGCCGTGCCGATCATTGCCAACGGCTTGCGCGCCTACATGATCGTGATGATCGGACATGTGAGCGGCATGCAGTTGGCGGTGGGCGTGGATCACCTGATTTACGGCTGGCTGTTCTTCGGACTCGTCATGTTCCTGATGTTCTGGATCGGCAGTTTCTGGCGCGAGGCGGAGGAACAGCCGCGCGCCGCAGAGCAAGGCCGGCCGCAGGCGCGCGATGTCTCCGTGTCACGCAGGCGCATTCTTGCCGCCGCCACTGGCGTGGTGGTGTGCGTCGCGATATGGCCGCTCTACGCCTTGTACATCGAACGCGCAGTCGCGAATCCTTCGCCGATCGAATTCGGCGATTTCAAGGCGCAGTGGAGCGAGGCCGTGGCCTTCACTGACTGGAAGCCGCGCTACTTCCCTCCCAAGGCAGAGCTGTACCGGTTCTTCGAACGCGACGCGCAGAAGGTCGGCGTGTCCATCATGTATTACCGCAATCAGATGCGTGGCGAGGGCTTGATCAGTTCGACCAACAGGTTGGTGGCCGACAAGGATCCGCACTGGCGCAGGGTGAATACTTCGGCGCGCAGTGAAATCATTTCACAGCAAATGCTGGCATTGCGCGAAGCGCGGATTCAGGGACCGTCGGGGCCATTGCTGGTCTGGTACTGGTACTGGATCGACGGCAGGTTCACGACCAACGACTATCTCGGCAAGCTGCTGCAGGCGAAGGAAAAGTTCCTGATGCGCGGCGACGATGGGGCGGCAATGATGGTATTCGCGCCTTATGCCGACAATCCGGACGAGGCGCGCGCCGCGCTGCGCGATTTCCTTGGCGCAAACCTGAATGCGCTGGAGGTTGCGCTTGCCGGCAACAGGAATCACCGTGGCGACCATTGA
- a CDS encoding FemAB family XrtA/PEP-CTERM system-associated protein, giving the protein MSAVIDHFQAQLPAENEATSAPAPTIHLMRPEDADRWDAFVARCPQATFFHRAGWQSVIERAFGRKTWFYYAELNGEIQGVLPLAQIKSRLFGHSLASLPFCVYGGVAAVSDSAAEVLDLAAQKLAAELQVGHLEYRNMTPRHADWHTKSLYVTFRKEILPGEEENMLAIPKKQRAMVRKGIKAGLHSEIDDHVERFFAAYSASVHRLGTPVFSRKFFRLLKETFADDCEVMSITRDGRVVSSVMSFYFRDEVLPYYGGGTSEAREVAGNDFMYWELMRRACEKGCKVFDFGRSKCGTGSFDFKKNWGFAPQPLHYEYQLHQSKAVPDTNPLNPKYRLFIKLWQRLPLPVANALGPHIVKNLG; this is encoded by the coding sequence ATGAGCGCGGTGATCGATCATTTTCAGGCGCAGTTGCCAGCGGAGAACGAAGCGACGTCCGCTCCGGCTCCGACCATTCATCTCATGCGGCCAGAGGATGCGGACCGGTGGGATGCGTTCGTCGCGCGCTGTCCGCAAGCCACCTTCTTTCATCGCGCCGGCTGGCAATCGGTGATCGAGCGTGCATTCGGGCGCAAGACCTGGTTCTACTATGCCGAGCTCAATGGCGAGATTCAGGGCGTGCTGCCGCTTGCGCAGATCAAGAGCCGGCTGTTCGGGCATTCGCTCGCGTCCCTGCCGTTTTGCGTCTATGGCGGCGTGGCTGCGGTGTCGGATTCGGCGGCAGAGGTATTGGACCTTGCCGCGCAAAAGCTCGCAGCAGAACTGCAGGTCGGCCATCTGGAATACCGCAACATGACGCCGCGGCATGCGGATTGGCACACCAAGTCGCTGTATGTCACCTTCCGCAAGGAGATCCTGCCGGGCGAGGAGGAGAACATGCTCGCGATCCCGAAGAAGCAGCGCGCGATGGTGCGCAAGGGCATCAAGGCCGGCTTGCACAGCGAGATCGACGACCATGTCGAGCGCTTCTTCGCCGCGTATTCCGCCAGCGTGCATCGACTCGGCACGCCGGTGTTTTCGAGGAAATTTTTTCGCCTGCTCAAGGAAACCTTCGCCGACGATTGCGAGGTCATGTCGATCACCCGCGACGGACGGGTTGTCAGCAGTGTGATGAGTTTCTACTTCCGCGACGAAGTGCTGCCTTACTACGGCGGCGGCACCAGCGAGGCGCGCGAGGTGGCCGGCAACGATTTCATGTATTGGGAGCTGATGCGGCGCGCCTGCGAAAAGGGCTGCAAGGTGTTCGATTTCGGCCGCAGCAAGTGCGGCACGGGCTCCTTCGATTTCAAGAAGAATTGGGGCTTCGCGCCGCAGCCGCTGCACTACGAATACCAGTTGCATCAGTCGAAGGCCGTGCCGGATACCAATCCCCTGAACCCCAAGTATCGCCTGTTCATCAAGCTCTGGCAGCGCCTGCCGCTGCCGGTGGCGAATGCGCTTGGTCCCCATATCGTCAAGAACCTGGGGTAA
- a CDS encoding XrtA/PEP-CTERM system amidotransferase: MCGIVGIFDTRGEREIDRQLLSRMNETQHHRGPDEGGLHTERGVGLGHRRLSIIDVSTGQQPLFNEDNSVAIVFNGEIYNFHELMDELLALGHVFRTRSDTEVIVHAWEQWGETCVQRFRGMFAFALWDRNRKTLFLARDRLGIKPLYYALLPDGTFIFGSELKSLKAFPQLPREIDPCAVEDYFAYGYVPEPRTIYRHAFKLPPGHTLTMKAGDACATPKRYWDLAFKVAATAAQASVEEELIEQLRDAVNSHLVAEVPLGAFLSGGVDSAGVVATMAGLMNDSINTCSIAFNNPGYDESVFAAQVAQRYATRHHTETVDADDVSLIDKLAGLYDEPYADSSAIPTYRVCQLAKKRVTVALSGDGGDEIFAGYRRYRYAMAEQRVRSMMPLAIRKPLFGTLGKVYPKADWAPRMFRAKTTFEALARDLVEGYFHGVSIMPDRVRDQLFSDRFRQQLQGYRAIEVMRAHAAQSPTDDPLSMVQYLDFKTYLPGDILTKVDRASMAHSLEVRVPLLDHKFVEWASGVPSSLKLNGGQGKYIFKKSLQPHLSDDILYRPKMGFSVPLADWFRGPLRDKVRKAVLNPVLLDTGIFNETYLRHMLDQHEAGVKDYSTPLWSVLMFESFLRVDGAGN, encoded by the coding sequence ATGTGTGGAATAGTCGGCATTTTCGATACGCGCGGCGAGCGGGAAATCGACCGGCAGCTGCTGTCGCGGATGAACGAAACGCAGCATCATCGCGGCCCGGATGAGGGCGGACTGCACACGGAACGAGGGGTCGGCCTCGGTCACCGCAGACTGTCCATCATCGATGTGTCTACCGGTCAGCAACCGCTGTTCAACGAGGACAACAGCGTTGCCATCGTGTTCAACGGCGAGATCTACAACTTCCATGAATTGATGGACGAACTGCTGGCGCTCGGCCACGTCTTCCGCACCCGTTCCGACACCGAGGTGATCGTCCATGCATGGGAGCAATGGGGCGAAACCTGCGTGCAACGCTTTCGCGGCATGTTTGCGTTCGCGCTGTGGGACCGCAATCGGAAGACGCTTTTTCTCGCACGCGATCGCCTCGGTATCAAGCCGCTGTACTACGCACTGCTGCCGGACGGCACATTCATCTTCGGCTCCGAACTGAAATCGCTGAAGGCATTTCCGCAATTGCCGCGCGAGATCGATCCTTGTGCCGTGGAGGATTACTTCGCCTACGGCTATGTTCCCGAACCGCGCACGATCTACAGGCATGCCTTCAAGCTGCCGCCCGGCCATACGCTGACCATGAAGGCGGGCGATGCCTGCGCCACGCCGAAGCGCTATTGGGACCTCGCGTTCAAGGTGGCGGCCACGGCTGCGCAGGCGAGTGTCGAAGAGGAACTGATCGAGCAGTTGCGCGACGCTGTCAACTCGCATCTGGTCGCCGAAGTGCCGCTGGGCGCATTCCTTTCCGGCGGCGTCGATTCGGCCGGCGTCGTGGCGACGATGGCGGGGCTGATGAACGACAGCATCAATACCTGTTCGATCGCCTTCAACAATCCGGGCTACGACGAATCCGTTTTCGCCGCACAGGTTGCGCAACGCTACGCAACACGCCATCACACCGAAACCGTGGATGCGGATGATGTCAGCCTGATCGACAAGCTGGCCGGCCTGTACGACGAACCCTATGCCGACAGTTCCGCGATTCCCACTTACCGCGTCTGCCAGCTGGCGAAGAAGCGCGTCACTGTTGCGCTGTCCGGCGATGGCGGCGACGAGATCTTCGCCGGCTACCGGCGCTATCGTTACGCGATGGCGGAGCAGCGCGTGCGGTCGATGATGCCGCTTGCAATTCGCAAGCCGCTGTTCGGTACGCTTGGCAAGGTCTATCCGAAGGCCGACTGGGCGCCGCGCATGTTCCGTGCCAAGACCACATTCGAGGCGCTTGCGCGCGATCTGGTGGAGGGCTATTTCCACGGCGTGTCGATCATGCCGGATCGGGTGCGGGATCAACTCTTCAGCGACCGCTTCAGGCAGCAACTGCAAGGCTATCGCGCCATCGAAGTCATGCGCGCGCATGCCGCGCAATCGCCGACGGACGATCCGCTGTCGATGGTGCAGTATCTCGATTTCAAGACCTATCTGCCGGGCGACATTCTCACCAAGGTGGATCGCGCCAGCATGGCGCATTCGCTGGAGGTGCGCGTGCCCCTGCTTGACCACAAGTTTGTCGAATGGGCATCCGGTGTGCCGTCGTCGCTCAAGCTCAATGGCGGCCAGGGAAAATACATCTTCAAGAAATCGTTGCAGCCGCATTTGTCCGACGACATTCTGTATCGGCCGAAAATGGGATTCTCGGTGCCGCTCGCGGACTGGTTCCGCGGACCGCTGCGCGACAAGGTGCGCAAGGCGGTGCTGAATCCTGTTCTGCTCGACACGGGCATTTTCAACGAGACGTATCTGCGGCACATGCTTGACCAGCATGAAGCCGGCGTGAAGGATTACAGCACGCCCTTGTGGTCGGTGCTGATGTTCGAATCCTTCCTGCGTGTCGATGGTGCGGGAAACTGA
- a CDS encoding TIGR03088 family PEP-CTERM/XrtA system glycosyltransferase: protein MATIEMNNTPLVVHLIYRLDFGGLETLLVECINRMPADRYRHAIVCLTDYTEFSKKITRPGVEIFALHKPPGLGLGIHAEVWKLLRRLRPAVLHTYNLAAAEYAMAAWLAGVPVRIHAEHGRDARDPEGKNVKHNLLRRLLIPIVDRWVPVSADLQRWLKHAVGVPDRKNMLINNGVDTTRFQPDSQGAAVAASQCVIGTVGRIQDVKNHLGLVDAFILLRNRIPENLPQPRLVIVGDGPLLPALKEKVAAAGLADLVWLPGARSDIAELMRTFSVFALPSIAEGTPVTILEAMSAGLPVVATRVGGIPEVVVDGQTGTLVPPSDAEALAEALASYCRQPALAARHGVAGRERVERNYSIDAMVSAYAGLYDALRTTKTKFREPIKSCVE from the coding sequence GTGGCGACCATTGAGATGAACAACACGCCTCTCGTCGTTCACCTGATCTACCGCCTCGATTTCGGCGGGCTGGAGACCCTGCTCGTCGAGTGCATCAATCGCATGCCGGCCGACCGCTATCGTCACGCGATTGTCTGCCTGACGGACTACACCGAGTTCTCCAAAAAAATCACCCGCCCCGGCGTGGAGATATTCGCCTTGCACAAGCCGCCCGGGCTCGGGCTGGGCATCCATGCCGAGGTCTGGAAACTGTTGCGGCGCTTGCGGCCCGCTGTGCTGCATACCTACAACCTTGCGGCGGCCGAATACGCGATGGCGGCATGGCTGGCCGGCGTGCCGGTTCGCATCCACGCCGAGCATGGCCGCGATGCGCGCGACCCGGAAGGAAAGAACGTCAAGCACAATCTGCTGCGCCGCCTGCTCATTCCCATTGTCGACCGTTGGGTGCCCGTTTCGGCAGACCTGCAGCGATGGCTCAAGCATGCCGTCGGCGTGCCGGACCGCAAGAACATGCTGATCAACAATGGTGTCGATACCACGCGCTTCCAGCCTGATTCTCAAGGTGCGGCGGTCGCTGCAAGTCAATGTGTGATCGGTACTGTCGGCCGGATCCAGGATGTGAAGAACCATCTGGGGCTGGTCGATGCCTTCATTCTGCTGCGAAATCGGATTCCGGAAAATCTGCCACAACCGCGCCTGGTCATCGTCGGCGACGGTCCGCTGCTTCCTGCCCTCAAGGAGAAAGTCGCGGCGGCCGGTCTTGCCGATCTGGTGTGGTTACCCGGCGCGCGCAGCGACATTGCCGAACTGATGCGGACATTCTCCGTATTCGCGTTGCCCTCGATTGCCGAAGGCACGCCGGTGACCATTCTGGAAGCCATGTCCGCCGGCCTGCCGGTCGTCGCGACACGTGTCGGCGGCATTCCCGAAGTTGTCGTCGACGGCCAGACCGGCACACTGGTCCCGCCATCGGATGCCGAGGCGCTTGCGGAGGCATTGGCGTCCTACTGCCGGCAGCCGGCGCTTGCGGCACGTCATGGCGTGGCGGGGCGGGAAAGAGTGGAACGCAATTACAGCATTGACGCCATGGTGTCGGCTTATGCCGGCCTCTACGATGCGCTGCGCACAACCAAAACGAAATTCAGGGAACCCATCAAATCATGTGTGGAATAG